One Spinacia oleracea cultivar Varoflay chromosome 4, BTI_SOV_V1, whole genome shotgun sequence DNA segment encodes these proteins:
- the LOC110791903 gene encoding uncharacterized protein yields MLMEMNSEELGFFDEQVLLCVKELEREGRVASWCSDRKKIRRRRKDSARTQHRHHLVESVWDVSLTLSYLLKQQINSLPVLLIRKMRVCQTCGSRGVSELLVLCCRCRTISEHTYCLNKLADTDDGEVEWSCEFCEPRVIELSDSTNSVSDSDKETIEPFMELQNDAEKIICPLISERLRNGDAGPSIHVLESSCRGMETTQTSNSPKTTNVIGDLHLPNEDSEVTRVKESKSDSPETSSSIEDDFCSTIEPLPTPVWTGSFQIYGKNSCTVPVMMAHVSNEACIEASEVASSLPVILSLEMVSKVNIWPMKFKKMMPTVHNIAVYFFPDHRAERVYDCLVEDIIDHEFAMISRINNVELLIFSSCELPPNNWRLKRKYYLWGIIRRKKKTLTQNQSDDCVYNLHGSMNHTSPSILSTEMCAKETELHTKKFRFSPPNTGDN; encoded by the exons ATGTTGATGGAGATGAACTCGGAGGAATTAGGGTTTTTCGATGAACAAGTCTTGTTGTGTGTGAAGGAGTTGGAGAGAGAAGGAAGAGTTGCGTCCTGGTGTTCCGACCGGAAAAAAATCCGCCGTCGAAGAAAAGATTCAGCTCGAACACAGCACCGCCACCACCTGGTTGAGTCT gtttgggatgTGTCTTTGACTCTTTCATATCTCCTGAAGCAGCAAATCAACTCATTACCTGTTCTTTTAATAAG AAAAATGAGAGTGTGCCAGACATGTGGAAGCAGAGGCGTCTCTGAATTATTAGTTCTGTGTTGCAGATGCCGAACTATCTCCGAGCACAC TTATTGCTTAAATAAGTTGGCAGACACAGATGATGGTGAAGTTGAATGGAGTTGTGAGTTTTGTGAACCAAGGGTCATTGAACTGTCAGATTCCACAAACAGTGTTTCAGATTCAGATAAGGAAACAATTGAACCTTTCATGGAGCTTCAGAATGATGCAGAGAAGATAATTTGTCCGTTGATATCTGAGAGGTTGAGAAATGGTGATGCTGGCCCATCCATTCATGTGTTAGAATCATCCTGCAGAGGTATGGAAACGACTCAAACAAGTAATAGCCCGAAAACAACTAATGTTATTGGAGACCTGCATTTACCCAACGAAGACTCTGAAGTGACAAGAGTTAAGGAATCTAAATCTGACTCTCCTGAAACATCCTCTAGCATCGAAGATGATTTTTGTAGCACTATAGAGCCGCTACCTACTCCTGTCTGGAC GGGGAGTTTTCAGATATATGGAAAAAACTCTTGTACTGTCCCTGTAATGATGGCGCACGTATCAAATGAAGCATGCATAGAAGCTTCAGAGGTGGCAAGTTCTTTGCCTGTGATCCTTAGCTTAGAGATGGTTTCTAAAGTTAATATCTGGCCTATGAAGTTCAAGAAAATGATGCCAACAGTTCATAACATCGCAGTGTACTTTTTCCCGGATCACAG AGCTGAAAGAGTGTATGACTGCCTAGTGGAAGACATTATTGACCATGAATTCGCCATGATTTCAAGGATCAATAATGTTGAGCTCCTGATCTTTTCATCTTGTGAACTGCCACCAAACAACTGGA gattgaaacggaaatattatctgtGGGGCATAATTagaagaaagaagaaaacattgaCTCAAAACCAGAGTGATGACTGCGTTTACAACCTACATGGAAGCATGAACCATACTTCACCTTCAATTTTGTCAACTGAAATGTGTGCTAAGGAAACCGAGTTGCACACGAAGAAGTTTCGTTTTTCTCCTCCAAACACTG GAGATAATTGA
- the LOC110791904 gene encoding probable NAD(P)H dehydrogenase subunit CRR3, chloroplastic, with translation MVLSGCFSITKPVITLASLSNNSSNPTTPRKRSKITPPKPNHIPQIQPSVAEIERAIGAGIYRDYDPASISEPKEKNSVFDAVLSNSIGKKEGKTEKALRETGEWLNGQTEKVAQSSGKKILEVMLFWIAPAWFLLLLVATGAVKLPFPSSILDDLIM, from the exons ATGGTTTTATCAGGCTGTTTTTCCATAACCAAACCTGTCATCACTCTTGCTTCTCTCTCCAACAACTCTTCTAACCCCACAACACCCCGGAAACGTTCAAAGATTACTCCTCCAAAACCAAACCACATTCCGCAAATTCAGCCCTCTGTCGCGGAGATTGAAAGAGCCATTGGTGCTGGCATTTACCGCGATTATGATCCTGCCAGTATCAG TGAGCCAAAGGAGAAGAATAGCGTGTTTGATGCGGTACTGTCAAATTCAATAGGAAAGAAAGAGGGGAAAACAGAAAAGGCACTCCGCGAAACTGGAGAGTGGTTAAATGGACAGACTGAGAAAGTTGCTCAATCTTCAGGAAAGAAAATTCTAGAGGTTATGTTGTTTTGGATTGCACCAGCTTGGTTCCTCTTGCTTTTGGTTGCTACTGGTGCTGTTAAGTTACCTTTTCCCTCTTCTATCCTTGATGACTTAATCATGTAA
- the LOC110791902 gene encoding protein MITOFERRINLIKE 1, chloroplastic — translation MKARTSSSSMSLSQLPPLSPLNSTSDLDFPTFFSHLNAVLISPKSPKSAINNNNNVFLPHFLSTSLSMVPKSQTPAVPTSNSTIKDLSIFERAFIGAGAGGSAGAFTYVCLYPLETIKTKLQTKGASQIYANTLDAIVKTFQSKGILGFYSGVSAAFVGSTFSSAVYFATCEFGKSFLSKFEDFPPVLIPPTAGLMGNIVSSAIMVPKELITQRMQAGAKGRSWEVVVEILERDGVLGLYAGYSATLLRNLPSGVLSYASFEWLKAAVLRKTEKGKMTPLESVCCGALAGVISASLTTPLDVVKTRLMTQVHGEAVNKLAAATFGGVNATVKQILMEEGWVGFTRGMGPRVVHSACFSAIGYFAFETARLAIMEQYLNRKDQQSKEMMA, via the coding sequence ATGAAAGCTCGAACTTCTTCTTCATCCATGTCACTCTCACAGTTACCACCATTATCACCCCTCAATTCAACCTCCGATCTCGATTTCCCCACctttttctcccacttaaacGCTGTCCTCATCTCCCCTAAATCCCCCAAATCCGCcattaacaacaacaacaatgtcTTTCTCCCCCATTTCCTCTCAACCTCCCTTTCTATGGTACCCAAATCTCAAACTCCCGCAGTACCCACTTCAAATTCTACCATCAAAGACCTCTCAATCTTTGAACGCGCCTTCATCGGCGCGGGCGCGGGAGGATCTGCAGGCGCTTTCACCTACGTCTGCCTTTACCCGCTCGAAACCATCAAGACGAAGCTTCAGACAAAAGGGGCGAGCCAAATTTATGCGAATACCCTGGACGCCATTGTTAAGACCTTCCAATCGAAAGGTATACTCGGGTTTTATAGTGGGGTTTCAGCTGCATTTGTTGGTTCCACTTTTTCATCGGCTGTTTATTTTGCTACTTGTGAATTTGGAAAATCGTTTTTGTCGAAATTTGAGGATTTCCCGCCTGTATTAATTCCACCTACTGCTGGTTTAATGGGGAATATTGTGTCTTCTGCTATAATGGTGCCGAAAGAATTGATTACTCAAAGGATGCAGGCTGGTGCAAAAGGGCGGTCGTGGGAGGTGGTTGTTGAGATTTTGGAGAGAGATGGGGTTTTGGGGTTGTATGCTGGATACTCAGCTACATTGTTGAGAAATTTGCCGTCTGGGGTTTTGAGTTACGCCTCGTTTGAGTGGCTTAAAGCTGCGGTTTTGAGGAAGACGGAGAAGGGGAAAATGACACCGTTGGAGAGTGTATGTTGTGGGGCGTTGGCCGGGGTGATTTCAGCTTCGTTGACGACTCCGTTGGATGTTGTCAAGACTAGGTTGATGACTCAGGTTCATGGCGAGGCTGTGAATAAGCTTGCTGCTGCAACGTTTGGTGGGGTTAATGCTACTGTTAAGCAGATTTTGATGGAGGAGGGTTGGGTTGGTTTTACTAGGGGTATGGGACCTAGAGTTGTTCATAGTGCTTGCTTTTCTGCTATTGGTTATTTTGCATTTGAGACTGCTAGGCTTGCGATTATGGAACAGTATCTTAACCGTAAAGATCAGCAATCCAAGGAGATGATGGCTTGA